The following are encoded together in the Chaetodon trifascialis isolate fChaTrf1 chromosome 3, fChaTrf1.hap1, whole genome shotgun sequence genome:
- the bin2b gene encoding bridging integrator 2b isoform X2, whose product MAENKMGPNLQAGAGFLAKRVQKSLNRAQEKVLQKLGKTMETKDEQFELCFQSLNKQQIDGNRLFKDVKAYHTAVKAVHETSKRLSQTLRDIYESDWNGAEDLSVITGSEDLLWNDYEEKLSDQVVRTMENYTSQFPEVKERVAKRGRKLVDYDSARHHLEALQSAKKKDEAKIAKADEEFNKAQNVFEEINKELREELPVLYQSRIGCYVTVFQNISNLRDVFYKEMSVLNRELYNVMKKLETQHSGKAFIIKGLNSTSSKSKKRKSIVISNPIPCNTAFPADHVSIHSSTENGKDTIPSSPIHRTQSISEDTSLPKESGVSSKDVNSSDSDLSSSGTNTPKRQSVCDNESGDRSTGSQTPEEVTAEAVAEAEAEAEAEAEAELATNQSDDSGVGVPKSEAASQEVSNPSDSADSDAPQSPEQDNVSDPPSEEAKPKPAPVPAPRVSFRCKDRHPLLRAEEQEEIEEASVKQETADSGDDSSHDSPPGFLYKGVALESQAASDDGLLQFDEGDVILVLADTLEEGLLRGIREESWTQHRDLENHSGIFLEKFIQPVQPE is encoded by the exons GTTCTTCAAAAACTGGGCAAAACCATGGAGACCAAGGATGAACAGTTTGAGCTATGTTTCCAAAGCCTCAACAAACAACAG ATCGATGGAAACAGGCTGTTTAAAGATGTCAAAGCCTACCATACGGCAGTGAAAG CCGTGCATGAGACGTCCAAGCGGCTGTCCCAGACTTTGCGAGACATCTACGAATCAGACTGGAACGGAGCGGAGGACCTCTCTGTCATTACAGGG AGTGAGGACTTGCTGTGGAACGACTATGAAGAGAAACTAAGTGACCAGGTTGTCCGCACCATGGAGAACTATACAAGCCAGTTCCCTGAGGTCAAG GAACGAGTAGCCAAACGCGGCCGCAAACTGGTGGACTACGATTCAGCACGACACCACCTGGAGGCTCTACAAAGTGCCAAGAAAAAGGATGAAGCCAAAATAGCGAAG GCAGACGAAGAATTCAACAAAGCCCAGAATGTCTTTGAAGAAATAAATaaggagctgagggaggagTTGCCCGTTCTCTATCAGAG CCGGATAGGTTGCTATGTGACGGTGTTCCAAAACATATCCAACCTGAGAGATGTCTTCTATAAGGAAATGAGCGTG CTGAACCGTGAGCTGTACAACGTGATGAAGAAACTGGAGACTCAACACTCGGGAAAGGCTTTCATCATCAAGGGTCTGAACAG CACATCAAGCAAGTCAAAGAAGAGAAAGTCCATAGTTATCTCCAACCCCATCCCTTGTAACACAGCTTTCCCGGCTGACCATGTCTCCATCCATTCTTCCACTGAAAACGGAAAGGACACCATCCCTTCTTCCCCTATCCACCGCACTCAAAGCATTTCTGAAGACACCAGCCTACCCAAAGAGAGTGGTGTCTCATCCAAAGATGTCAACTCGTCAGACTCCGATCTCAGCTCCAGCGGCACCAACACCCCGAAGAGGCAGTCAGTATGCGACAATGAGAGCGGCGACAGGAGCACAGGCAGTCAAACTCCAGAGGAGGTGACGGCGGAGGCAGTGGCCGAGGCGGAGGCGGaggcagaagcagaagcagaggcaGAACTTGCTACAAACCAATCGGATGACTCCGGGGTGGGAGTACCAAAGTCAGAGGCTGCAAGCCAGGAAGTGTCCAATCCGTCTGATTCTGCAGATAGTGACGCCCCACAGAGTCCAGAGCAGGACAATGTGAGTGATCCACCATCAGAGGAGGCCAAGCCCAAACCTGCACCAGTTCCCGCCCCTCGCGTCTCCTTCCGCTGCAAAGATAGACACCCCCTCTTAAgggctgaggagcaggaggagataGAGGAAGCATCAGTGAAACAAGAGACAGCTGACTCAGGAGATGACTCCAGTCATGACAGTCCTCCAGGCTTCCTTTACAAG GGGGTGGCATTGGAGAGCCAAGCAGCTTCTGATGACGGCCTGCTCCAGTTTGACGAGGGAGACGTCATCCTGGTGCTCGCTGACACTCTAGAG GAAGGCCTGCTGAGGGGGATCAGGGAGGAGAGCTGGACCCAGCACCGGGACCTAGAAAATCACTCTGGGATCTTCTTGGAAAAATTCATCCAGCCTGTTCAGCCAGAGTGA
- the bin2b gene encoding bridging integrator 2b isoform X1, producing the protein MAENKMGPNLQAGAGFLAKRVQKSLNRAQEKVLQKLGKTMETKDEQFELCFQSLNKQQIDGNRLFKDVKAYHTAVKAVHETSKRLSQTLRDIYESDWNGAEDLSVITGSEDLLWNDYEEKLSDQVVRTMENYTSQFPEVKERVAKRGRKLVDYDSARHHLEALQSAKKKDEAKIAKADEEFNKAQNVFEEINKELREELPVLYQSRIGCYVTVFQNISNLRDVFYKEMSVLNRELYNVMKKLETQHSGKAFIIKGLNSTSSKSKKRKSIVISNPIPCNTAFPADHVSIHSSTENGKDTIPSSPIHRTQSISEDTSLPKESGVSSKDVNSSDSDLSSSGTNTPKRQSVCDNESGDRSTGSQTPEEVTAEAVAEAEAEAEAEAEAELATNQSDDSGVGVPKSEAASQEVSNPSDSADSDAPQSPEQDNVSDPPSEEAKPKPAPVPAPRVSFRCKDRHPLLRAEEQEEIEEASVKQETADSGDDSSHDSPPGFLYKGVALESQAASDDGLLQFDEGDVILVLADTLEQEGLLRGIREESWTQHRDLENHSGIFLEKFIQPVQPE; encoded by the exons GTTCTTCAAAAACTGGGCAAAACCATGGAGACCAAGGATGAACAGTTTGAGCTATGTTTCCAAAGCCTCAACAAACAACAG ATCGATGGAAACAGGCTGTTTAAAGATGTCAAAGCCTACCATACGGCAGTGAAAG CCGTGCATGAGACGTCCAAGCGGCTGTCCCAGACTTTGCGAGACATCTACGAATCAGACTGGAACGGAGCGGAGGACCTCTCTGTCATTACAGGG AGTGAGGACTTGCTGTGGAACGACTATGAAGAGAAACTAAGTGACCAGGTTGTCCGCACCATGGAGAACTATACAAGCCAGTTCCCTGAGGTCAAG GAACGAGTAGCCAAACGCGGCCGCAAACTGGTGGACTACGATTCAGCACGACACCACCTGGAGGCTCTACAAAGTGCCAAGAAAAAGGATGAAGCCAAAATAGCGAAG GCAGACGAAGAATTCAACAAAGCCCAGAATGTCTTTGAAGAAATAAATaaggagctgagggaggagTTGCCCGTTCTCTATCAGAG CCGGATAGGTTGCTATGTGACGGTGTTCCAAAACATATCCAACCTGAGAGATGTCTTCTATAAGGAAATGAGCGTG CTGAACCGTGAGCTGTACAACGTGATGAAGAAACTGGAGACTCAACACTCGGGAAAGGCTTTCATCATCAAGGGTCTGAACAG CACATCAAGCAAGTCAAAGAAGAGAAAGTCCATAGTTATCTCCAACCCCATCCCTTGTAACACAGCTTTCCCGGCTGACCATGTCTCCATCCATTCTTCCACTGAAAACGGAAAGGACACCATCCCTTCTTCCCCTATCCACCGCACTCAAAGCATTTCTGAAGACACCAGCCTACCCAAAGAGAGTGGTGTCTCATCCAAAGATGTCAACTCGTCAGACTCCGATCTCAGCTCCAGCGGCACCAACACCCCGAAGAGGCAGTCAGTATGCGACAATGAGAGCGGCGACAGGAGCACAGGCAGTCAAACTCCAGAGGAGGTGACGGCGGAGGCAGTGGCCGAGGCGGAGGCGGaggcagaagcagaagcagaggcaGAACTTGCTACAAACCAATCGGATGACTCCGGGGTGGGAGTACCAAAGTCAGAGGCTGCAAGCCAGGAAGTGTCCAATCCGTCTGATTCTGCAGATAGTGACGCCCCACAGAGTCCAGAGCAGGACAATGTGAGTGATCCACCATCAGAGGAGGCCAAGCCCAAACCTGCACCAGTTCCCGCCCCTCGCGTCTCCTTCCGCTGCAAAGATAGACACCCCCTCTTAAgggctgaggagcaggaggagataGAGGAAGCATCAGTGAAACAAGAGACAGCTGACTCAGGAGATGACTCCAGTCATGACAGTCCTCCAGGCTTCCTTTACAAG GGGGTGGCATTGGAGAGCCAAGCAGCTTCTGATGACGGCCTGCTCCAGTTTGACGAGGGAGACGTCATCCTGGTGCTCGCTGACACTCTAGAG CAGGAAGGCCTGCTGAGGGGGATCAGGGAGGAGAGCTGGACCCAGCACCGGGACCTAGAAAATCACTCTGGGATCTTCTTGGAAAAATTCATCCAGCCTGTTCAGCCAGAGTGA